From a single Mycolicibacterium mengxianglii genomic region:
- a CDS encoding succinate dehydrogenase hydrophobic membrane anchor subunit, whose protein sequence is MSAPDQPRERPIAPVLETSYDRPAGLDNPRAPRRPGGMPNFEKYAWLFMRFSGIVLVFLALGHLFIMLMWQNGVYRIDFNYVAQRWASPFWQIWDLLLLWLAQLHGGNGMRVIIADYSRKDSTRFWLNSLLALSMIFTLVLGTYVLLTFDANIGG, encoded by the coding sequence GTGAGCGCCCCGGATCAGCCCCGCGAACGGCCCATTGCGCCCGTTCTGGAGACCAGCTACGACCGTCCGGCAGGTCTGGACAACCCACGTGCACCGCGCCGCCCGGGTGGCATGCCGAACTTCGAGAAGTACGCCTGGCTGTTCATGCGGTTCTCGGGCATCGTGCTGGTCTTCCTGGCACTGGGCCACCTGTTCATCATGTTGATGTGGCAGAACGGCGTGTACCGGATTGACTTCAACTACGTCGCGCAGCGCTGGGCCTCGCCGTTCTGGCAGATCTGGGACCTGCTGCTGCTGTGGCTGGCTCAGCTCCACGGCGGCAACGGCATGCGCGTGATCATCGCCGACTACTCCCGTAAAGACTCGACACGGTTCTGGCTGAACTCGCTGCTGGCGCTGTCGATGATCTTCACGCTGGTGCTCGGCACCTATGTATTGCTGACGTTCGACGCGAACATCGGGGGCTAA
- the sdhA gene encoding succinate dehydrogenase flavoprotein subunit: MIQEHRYDVVIVGAGGAGMRAAVEAGPRARTAVLTKLYPTRSHTGAAQGGMCAALANVEEDNWEWHTFDTVKGGDYLADQDAVEIMAKEAIDAVLDLEKMGMPFNRTPEGRIDQRRFGGHTRDHGKAPVRRACYAADRTGHMILQTLYQNCVKHDVEFFNEFYALDITLTETANGPVATGVVAYELATGDIHVFHAKAIVFATGGSGRMYKTTSNAHTLTGDGLGIVFRKGLPLEDMEFHQFHPTGLAGLGILISEAVRGEGGRLLNADGERFMERYAPTIVDLAPRDIVARSMVLEVLEGRGAGPNKDYVYIDVRHLGADVLEAKLPDITEFARTYLGVDPVTELVPVYPTCHYVMGGIPTTITGQVLRDNDTVVPGLFAAGECACVSVHGANRLGTNSLLDINVFGRRAGIAAAEYAAGHDFVELPPTPASMVVDWVGDILSEHGHERVADIRGELQQSMDNNAAVFRTEETLKQALTDIHALKERYSRITVHDKGKRYNSDLLEAIELGFLLELAEVTVVGALNRKESRGGHAREDYPNRDDTNYLRHTMAYKEGSDLLSDIRLDYKPVVQTRYEPMERKY, from the coding sequence ATGATTCAGGAACATCGCTACGACGTCGTGATCGTCGGTGCCGGTGGCGCCGGCATGCGGGCTGCCGTCGAGGCAGGTCCGCGGGCCCGCACCGCGGTGCTGACCAAGCTCTACCCCACCCGGTCGCACACCGGCGCGGCGCAGGGCGGCATGTGCGCCGCGCTGGCCAACGTCGAAGAAGACAACTGGGAATGGCACACCTTCGACACGGTCAAGGGCGGCGACTACCTCGCCGACCAGGACGCCGTGGAGATCATGGCCAAAGAAGCCATCGACGCGGTACTCGACCTCGAGAAGATGGGGATGCCGTTCAACCGCACCCCGGAAGGCCGCATCGATCAGCGCCGCTTCGGCGGGCATACCCGCGATCACGGCAAGGCACCGGTGCGCCGCGCCTGTTACGCCGCCGACCGCACCGGCCACATGATCCTGCAGACGCTGTACCAAAACTGCGTCAAGCACGACGTGGAGTTCTTCAACGAGTTCTACGCCCTCGACATCACCCTGACCGAGACGGCCAACGGCCCGGTGGCCACCGGCGTGGTCGCCTACGAGTTGGCGACCGGGGACATCCATGTCTTCCACGCCAAGGCGATCGTCTTCGCCACCGGCGGGTCGGGCCGGATGTACAAGACCACCTCCAACGCGCACACCCTGACCGGCGACGGCCTGGGCATCGTGTTCCGTAAGGGTCTTCCCTTGGAGGACATGGAGTTCCACCAGTTCCATCCGACCGGCCTGGCCGGCCTGGGCATCCTGATCTCCGAGGCTGTCCGTGGTGAGGGTGGCCGGCTGCTCAACGCCGACGGTGAGCGGTTCATGGAGCGCTACGCCCCGACGATCGTCGACCTGGCTCCGCGTGACATCGTGGCCCGCTCCATGGTGCTCGAGGTGCTCGAAGGCCGCGGCGCCGGACCCAACAAGGATTACGTCTACATCGACGTGCGCCACCTCGGAGCCGACGTACTCGAGGCCAAGCTGCCCGACATCACCGAGTTCGCCCGCACCTACCTCGGCGTCGATCCGGTCACGGAGTTGGTCCCGGTGTACCCGACGTGCCACTACGTGATGGGCGGCATCCCCACCACCATCACCGGGCAGGTGCTGCGCGACAACGACACCGTTGTCCCGGGGCTGTTCGCCGCCGGCGAGTGCGCGTGTGTGTCGGTGCACGGGGCCAACCGGCTGGGCACCAACTCGCTGCTGGACATCAACGTGTTCGGACGTCGTGCGGGCATCGCCGCCGCCGAATACGCGGCCGGGCACGATTTCGTCGAGCTGCCCCCGACGCCGGCATCCATGGTGGTCGACTGGGTCGGCGACATCCTCTCCGAGCACGGCCACGAGCGCGTCGCCGACATCCGCGGTGAGCTGCAGCAGTCGATGGACAACAACGCCGCGGTGTTCCGCACCGAGGAAACCCTCAAGCAGGCGCTGACCGACATCCACGCACTCAAGGAGCGCTACTCCCGAATCACCGTGCACGACAAGGGAAAGCGCTACAACAGCGACCTGCTGGAGGCAATCGAGCTCGGATTCCTCCTGGAGTTGGCCGAAGTCACCGTCGTTGGTGCGTTGAATCGCAAGGAATCTCGCGGCGGCCATGCTCGCGAGGATTACCCCAACCGCGATGACACCAACTACCTGCGCCACACCATGGCCTACAAAGAGGGTTCAGATCTGCTGAGCGACATCCGGCTGGACTACAAGCCCGTGGTCCAGACCCGGTATGAGCCGATGGAACGGAAGTACTGA
- a CDS encoding succinate dehydrogenase iron-sulfur subunit: MTAVLDKPEAGDPPLPPVPDEAVMVTLKIARFNPENPDAAGFQSFRVPCLPTDRLLNLLTYVKSYLDGTLTFRRSCAHGVCGSDAMRINGVNRLACKVLMRDMLPKKADKQLTITIEPIRGLPVEKDLVVNMEPFFDAYRAVKPFLITSGNPPTRERIQSQTDRARYDDTTKCILCACCTTSCPVYWSDGSYFGPAAIVNAHRFIFDSRDEAAAERLDILNEVDGVWRCRTTFNCTESCPRGIEVTKAIQEVKRALLFAR, from the coding sequence ATGACTGCTGTTCTCGATAAGCCAGAAGCCGGCGATCCGCCGTTGCCGCCCGTCCCTGACGAGGCCGTGATGGTGACGCTGAAGATCGCCCGGTTCAACCCGGAAAACCCTGACGCAGCGGGCTTTCAGAGCTTTCGTGTGCCCTGCCTGCCGACGGACCGGCTGCTCAACCTGCTCACCTATGTCAAGAGCTACCTCGACGGCACGTTGACGTTCCGCCGGTCCTGCGCGCACGGTGTGTGCGGCTCGGATGCCATGCGCATCAACGGGGTCAACCGGCTGGCGTGCAAGGTGCTGATGCGCGACATGCTCCCCAAGAAAGCCGACAAGCAGCTCACCATCACCATCGAGCCGATCCGCGGTCTGCCCGTGGAGAAGGACCTCGTGGTGAACATGGAACCCTTCTTCGACGCCTACCGCGCCGTGAAGCCGTTCCTGATCACTAGCGGCAACCCGCCCACCCGCGAGCGGATCCAGAGTCAGACCGACCGCGCGCGTTACGACGACACCACCAAGTGCATCCTGTGCGCCTGCTGCACCACCAGTTGCCCCGTGTACTGGAGCGACGGGTCGTACTTCGGCCCCGCCGCGATCGTCAACGCGCACCGGTTCATCTTCGACTCGCGTGACGAGGCGGCAGCTGAACGGCTGGACATCCTCAACGAGGTCGACGGGGTGTGGCGCTGCCGCACCACGTTCAACTGCACCGAGTCCTGCCCGCGCGGCATCGAGGTCACCAAGGCGATCCAGGAGGTCAAGCGCGCACTGCTGTTCGCGCGCTAG
- a CDS encoding alpha/beta fold hydrolase, whose amino-acid sequence MVSVHHRYATVAGRRLFYREAGNVDAPVLVLLHGYPTSSFMFRELIPLLADRYRVIAPDMLGFGFSDAPTVDEFDYTFDALAELTAGLLTQLGVTRYAIYVQDYGAPIGWRLALRDPQALTAIITQNGNGYDAGFVAEGWTAVWNYQREQTPETEADLRTMLTMEAIKWQYVTGVADPSVVSPDTWTHDFALVSRRGNDAVQLKLFLDYATNPKLYPALHEYLRVSGVPVLAVWGSGDLIFGPDGARAFADDAADAEIHLLDGGHFLLESAVTEVAALINDFLSRRL is encoded by the coding sequence ATGGTTTCAGTGCATCACCGCTACGCCACCGTCGCCGGACGGCGGCTCTTCTACCGGGAGGCCGGCAACGTCGACGCACCGGTTCTCGTGCTCCTGCACGGCTACCCGACCAGCTCGTTCATGTTCCGTGAGCTGATCCCGCTCCTGGCCGACCGCTATCGGGTGATCGCGCCGGACATGCTGGGGTTCGGCTTCTCCGACGCCCCGACGGTTGATGAGTTCGACTACACCTTCGACGCGCTGGCCGAACTCACCGCGGGTCTGCTGACTCAGCTCGGGGTCACCAGATACGCGATCTACGTGCAGGACTACGGCGCCCCGATCGGGTGGCGCCTGGCGCTTCGTGACCCGCAGGCACTCACCGCGATCATCACGCAGAACGGGAACGGCTACGACGCCGGATTCGTCGCCGAGGGCTGGACGGCAGTGTGGAACTATCAGCGCGAGCAGACCCCGGAGACCGAAGCGGACCTGCGCACCATGCTCACCATGGAGGCCATCAAATGGCAGTACGTGACGGGCGTGGCGGATCCGAGCGTCGTCAGTCCCGACACCTGGACTCACGACTTCGCTCTGGTGTCGCGCCGGGGCAACGACGCGGTGCAGCTCAAGCTGTTTCTCGACTACGCGACCAACCCCAAGCTCTATCCGGCGCTGCACGAGTACCTGCGCGTCAGCGGGGTTCCGGTGCTCGCGGTGTGGGGCAGCGGTGATCTGATCTTCGGGCCGGACGGAGCGCGTGCGTTCGCCGACGACGCCGCCGATGCCGAGATCCACCTACTCGACGGCGGACACTTCCTGCTGGAGAGCGCCGTGACCGAAGTCGCCGCACTGATCAACGACTTCCTGTCCCGCCGCCTCTAA
- a CDS encoding CGNR zinc finger domain-containing protein, with amino-acid sequence MDLCTTTAADEALLLDLLNTTPVIDGVPTDALADFDTAARWMQDHDIPAREAEWTALVSARSTLQAISRGEQSPTTLQPFLTAARLEPVAQEDGVRWQLVVDGDTSGAVRAALAWDGLRLTSPGRLRPCANTECQLFLIDRSKPNTARWCSMALCGNRMKARRHYRRARSSEEH; translated from the coding sequence ATGGATCTGTGCACGACGACAGCCGCGGACGAGGCGCTCCTGCTCGACCTGCTCAACACCACGCCCGTGATCGACGGCGTCCCCACCGACGCCTTGGCCGACTTCGACACCGCCGCGCGCTGGATGCAGGACCACGACATCCCGGCCCGAGAGGCGGAATGGACCGCCCTGGTCAGCGCCCGTTCGACGCTGCAAGCCATCAGCCGCGGCGAGCAGTCGCCTACGACGCTGCAGCCCTTTCTGACCGCGGCACGACTGGAACCGGTCGCCCAGGAGGACGGCGTGCGCTGGCAGCTCGTCGTCGACGGCGACACCAGCGGCGCGGTGCGGGCCGCGCTCGCCTGGGACGGGTTGCGGCTCACCAGCCCCGGTCGGCTCCGGCCCTGCGCCAACACCGAGTGTCAGCTGTTCCTCATCGACCGCAGCAAGCCCAACACCGCGCGATGGTGCTCCATGGCCCTCTGTGGCAACCGAATGAAAGCCCGCAGACACTATCGGCGGGCCCGTTCCAGCGAAGAGCACTGA
- a CDS encoding carboxymuconolactone decarboxylase family protein, translating into MTTTRIPPVPPQRAPLLTRLLYRYAKRRFGEVPEPFTVYAHRTGLMVAGAVHETLLERASTTLPTNVRELAVYWTARTVGCSWCVDFGSMLMRLDGLDMQRLKDIDDYQTSTAFSDDERAAIAYADAMTTDPHRITDEQVADLRRRFGDAGALELTYQIGTENMRARVNSALGITEQGFSSGDACRVPWDPPPTARP; encoded by the coding sequence ATGACGACAACACGCATTCCCCCGGTGCCACCGCAGCGGGCTCCCCTGCTGACCCGCCTGCTGTATCGCTACGCCAAGCGGCGGTTCGGCGAAGTACCTGAACCGTTCACCGTCTACGCCCACCGCACCGGCCTCATGGTGGCGGGCGCGGTCCACGAAACGCTGCTGGAGCGCGCATCGACAACGTTGCCCACCAACGTCCGCGAGCTGGCCGTCTACTGGACCGCCCGCACCGTCGGCTGCTCATGGTGTGTCGACTTCGGTTCCATGCTGATGCGCCTCGACGGCCTGGATATGCAGCGGCTCAAGGACATCGACGACTATCAGACCTCCACGGCATTCTCCGACGACGAGCGCGCGGCGATCGCCTACGCCGACGCCATGACCACCGACCCGCACCGGATCACCGACGAGCAGGTCGCCGACCTGCGCCGCCGCTTCGGCGATGCGGGTGCCTTGGAGCTGACATATCAGATCGGCACGGAGAACATGCGGGCCCGGGTCAACAGCGCGCTGGGTATCACCGAGCAGGGCTTCAGTTCGGGCGACGCGTGCCGGGTGCCGTGGGACCCGCCGCCAACGGCGAGGCCGTGA
- a CDS encoding sigma-70 family RNA polymerase sigma factor, whose product MTSSARRTEHFEALRPHLLAVAYRLAGTFADAEDVVQDAWLRWERTHTSGPEVTDPRAWLTTVVSRLALDRLRSATRRRETYLGHWLPEPVVTRMDEPDPLAAVVADEDARFAAMVVLERLSPDQRVAFVLHDGFGVPFEEVADVLGSTAPAARQLASRARRLVADAPAPQRHAGHDELVGRLLVAMADGDLAGVVAMLHPEVTFTGDSNRRAPTAVQVIRGPDKVARFMFGLATRYGPGFVTSAQLALVNGDLGVYTPGRPPSGGYPAMQPHIIALTVRDGKVAAVWDIANPDKFTASPLAAGPTAPGTRRPN is encoded by the coding sequence ATGACGTCCTCAGCGAGGCGCACAGAGCACTTCGAGGCGCTGCGGCCGCACCTGCTGGCGGTGGCTTACCGGCTCGCCGGAACATTTGCCGACGCCGAGGATGTGGTGCAGGACGCGTGGTTGCGCTGGGAACGCACCCACACGTCGGGGCCCGAGGTGACCGATCCGCGGGCCTGGCTGACGACGGTGGTGAGCCGGCTCGCCCTGGACCGGCTGCGCTCGGCGACCCGTCGGCGCGAGACCTATCTGGGGCACTGGTTGCCCGAGCCGGTGGTCACCCGCATGGACGAACCGGACCCGTTGGCCGCGGTGGTCGCTGATGAGGACGCCCGCTTTGCGGCGATGGTGGTCCTGGAGCGGCTCAGCCCAGACCAGCGGGTGGCATTTGTGTTGCACGACGGGTTCGGGGTGCCGTTCGAGGAGGTGGCCGACGTGCTCGGCAGTACCGCGCCTGCGGCCCGCCAACTCGCCTCGCGCGCAAGGCGACTCGTCGCCGACGCCCCGGCCCCGCAGCGCCATGCCGGACATGACGAATTGGTGGGCCGGCTGCTGGTGGCGATGGCAGACGGCGATCTGGCCGGTGTGGTCGCGATGCTGCATCCTGAGGTGACGTTCACTGGCGACTCGAACCGTCGTGCACCGACTGCCGTGCAGGTGATCCGCGGCCCTGACAAGGTGGCCCGGTTCATGTTCGGGCTGGCCACGCGCTACGGCCCCGGTTTCGTCACCTCGGCCCAGCTCGCGCTCGTCAACGGCGACCTCGGCGTCTACACCCCGGGCCGGCCGCCGTCGGGCGGCTATCCCGCCATGCAGCCGCACATCATCGCTCTGACCGTCCGCGACGGGAAGGTCGCGGCAGTGTGGGATATCGCCAACCCCGACAAGTTCACGGCCTCGCCGTTGGCGGCGGGTCCCACGGCACCCGGCACGCGTCGCCCGAACTGA